The Alphaproteobacteria bacterium genome has a window encoding:
- the radC gene encoding DNA repair protein RadC has translation MADKKPHYLGHRDRLRKRLASDAGGLADYELLELVLFLAKPRGDVKPLAKDLLAHFNKDFAEVMNADPARLEEVSGVGESTIAALKTVRAAALRLGQAQVLNRPALSSWQALLEYCRSSMAYSRTERFRILFLDRKNFLIADEEQQKGTVDHTPVYPREVVKRALELEASAIIMVHNHPSGDPTPSKADIAMTREVAAAGEKLGISLHDHVVIGKKGEASFKALGLL, from the coding sequence ATGGCTGACAAGAAACCCCATTATCTCGGCCATCGCGACCGCCTGAGAAAACGCCTGGCCAGCGACGCCGGCGGCCTGGCCGATTACGAGCTGCTGGAATTGGTGCTGTTTCTGGCCAAGCCCAGAGGTGACGTCAAGCCGCTGGCCAAGGACCTGCTGGCGCACTTCAACAAAGATTTCGCCGAGGTGATGAACGCCGATCCCGCCCGCCTCGAGGAAGTCAGTGGCGTCGGCGAAAGCACCATCGCCGCCCTCAAGACGGTGCGTGCCGCGGCGCTGCGCCTGGGCCAGGCGCAGGTGCTCAACCGCCCGGCGCTGAGCTCATGGCAAGCGCTGCTGGAGTACTGCCGTTCCTCAATGGCCTACAGCAGGACCGAACGCTTCCGCATACTTTTTCTCGACCGCAAGAACTTCCTCATTGCCGACGAGGAGCAGCAAAAGGGCACCGTCGACCACACCCCGGTCTACCCCCGCGAGGTGGTCAAGCGCGCCCTCGAGCTCGAAGCCTCGGCCATCATCATGGTGCACAATCACCCCAGCGGCGACCCGACACCCTCCAAGGCCGACATCGCAATGACCCGCGAAGTGGCGGCGGCCGGCGAGAAGCTGGGGATTTCGCTGCACGACCATGTGGTCATCGGCAAGAAGGGGGAGGCCAGCTTCAAGGCGCTGGGGCTGCTTTAG
- the map gene encoding type I methionyl aminopeptidase, whose protein sequence is MNTTEQTEAPPRRTGSVRVHAAEDLPGMRKAGALAAETLDYVVQLVEPGVTTAFLDRQCYDFIRAAGAVPAPLNYRGYPASICTSVNHVVCHGIPGDKVLKKGDILNIDVTVIVDGWHGDSSRMCFVGPVGVKARRLCDVTYEAMMRGIEVIRPGATFGDIGHAVQSFAEGQRCSVVRDFCGHGLGRLFHDAPNVLHYGEPHSGPEFRPGMFFTVEPMINLGKWQVKLLNDGWTAVTKDRSLSAQFEHTIAVTEAGHEILTLSPAGLHSPPYG, encoded by the coding sequence ATGAACACCACCGAACAGACCGAGGCGCCACCGCGCCGCACCGGCAGCGTCAGGGTGCATGCTGCCGAGGACCTGCCCGGTATGCGAAAGGCCGGCGCCCTGGCCGCCGAAACGCTGGATTACGTGGTCCAATTGGTCGAGCCGGGCGTCACCACCGCCTTCCTCGACCGCCAGTGCTACGACTTCATCCGGGCCGCCGGCGCGGTGCCGGCCCCGCTCAACTACCGCGGCTATCCGGCCTCGATCTGCACCTCGGTCAATCACGTCGTCTGCCACGGCATTCCCGGCGACAAGGTGCTCAAGAAGGGCGATATCCTGAACATCGACGTCACCGTCATCGTCGACGGCTGGCACGGCGATTCGAGCCGCATGTGCTTCGTGGGCCCGGTCGGCGTCAAGGCCAGGCGGCTCTGTGACGTCACCTATGAAGCCATGATGCGCGGCATCGAGGTGATCCGGCCGGGCGCCACTTTCGGCGATATCGGCCATGCCGTGCAAAGCTTTGCCGAGGGCCAAAGATGTTCCGTGGTGCGCGATTTCTGCGGCCACGGCCTGGGGCGCCTCTTCCACGACGCCCCCAACGTGCTGCACTACGGCGAGCCGCACTCGGGCCCGGAATTCCGCCCCGGCATGTTTTTCACGGTCGAGCCCATGATCAACCTGGGCAAGTGGCAGGTGAAGCTCTTGAACGACGGCTGGACGGCGGTGACCAAGGACCGCTCGCTCTCGGCCCAGTTCGAACACACCATCGCCGTCACCGAGGCGGGCCACGAGATCCTCACGCTCAGCCCGGCCGGCTTGCACAGCCCGCCCTATGGCTGA
- a CDS encoding GNAT family N-acetyltransferase, producing the protein MSRQAAHLRSASPADASAIAEVYIESWRSSYRGLIPEPVLDGMNALKQTSDWWGVLCRSEPGRGAVAAVDDAGRVFGFASFGPARQGQAGDCGEVYTLYLLAARQGRGSGRRLLAAAARRLRAAGFRSLAVWALADNPACAFYEHLGGVAGERRTITIGGTGLHEVCYLWPELGPLTGHLLAAEEAP; encoded by the coding sequence ATGAGCCGCCAAGCCGCCCACCTCAGGAGCGCCTCGCCGGCCGATGCCAGCGCCATCGCCGAGGTCTATATCGAAAGCTGGCGCAGCAGCTATCGCGGTCTGATACCCGAGCCCGTGCTGGACGGCATGAACGCCCTCAAGCAGACCAGCGACTGGTGGGGTGTGCTCTGCCGCTCCGAGCCCGGGCGCGGCGCCGTGGCGGCTGTGGACGATGCCGGCCGGGTGTTCGGCTTCGCATCCTTCGGGCCGGCCCGCCAGGGCCAGGCGGGCGATTGCGGCGAGGTTTACACCCTTTACCTGTTGGCCGCCCGGCAGGGCCGCGGCAGCGGCAGGCGTTTACTGGCGGCGGCGGCCCGGCGCTTGCGGGCCGCGGGCTTTCGCTCGCTGGCGGTTTGGGCGCTCGCCGACAACCCGGCCTGCGCCTTTTACGAGCATCTGGGCGGTGTCGCGGGGGAACGCCGGACGATCACCATCGGCGGTACCGGGCTGCACGAGGTTTGCTATTTGTGGCCCGAGCTTGGGCCCCTGACGGGCCACTTGTTGGCGGCCGAAGAAGCACCTTGA
- a CDS encoding molybdopterin-binding protein — translation MAAEERIVSGCLIIIGDEILSGRTVDANLSFLARRLNEVGVRLTEARVIPDDEETIVATVNGCRARYDYVFTTGGIGPTHDDITGAAIAKAFGVDWALSDEAHAILTGHYKMTGAELNEARLKMAHAPVGAELIENPISKAPGYRLENVFVFAGIPAVMQAMFESIAHRLTGGAPVLSRTVAATLPEGTIAADLGALQERYPGIDIGSYPFYRRGKFGCSLVLRGTDAAALGAAADELAAIIRALGEEPILGEEGEEPILGEEGGEPILGEKGENPEAGQEAK, via the coding sequence ATGGCGGCTGAGGAACGCATCGTAAGCGGCTGTTTGATCATCATCGGCGACGAAATTCTCTCCGGCCGCACGGTGGATGCCAACCTCTCCTTTCTGGCGCGCCGCCTCAACGAAGTGGGCGTGCGCCTGACCGAAGCCCGGGTGATACCCGACGACGAGGAGACCATCGTCGCCACCGTCAACGGGTGCCGGGCGCGCTACGACTACGTCTTCACCACGGGCGGCATCGGGCCCACCCATGACGATATCACTGGGGCCGCCATCGCCAAGGCCTTCGGCGTCGACTGGGCGCTCAGCGACGAGGCCCATGCCATCCTCACCGGCCACTATAAGATGACCGGTGCCGAGCTCAACGAGGCCCGGCTCAAGATGGCGCACGCTCCGGTGGGCGCCGAGCTCATCGAGAACCCCATCAGCAAAGCGCCGGGCTATCGCCTGGAGAACGTCTTCGTCTTCGCCGGCATTCCCGCGGTCATGCAGGCCATGTTCGAAAGCATCGCCCATCGCCTGACGGGGGGCGCGCCGGTGCTTTCGAGGACAGTTGCGGCGACGCTCCCTGAGGGCACCATCGCGGCCGATCTCGGCGCCTTGCAGGAGCGCTATCCCGGCATCGACATCGGCTCCTACCCCTTTTACCGCCGGGGCAAGTTCGGCTGCTCGCTGGTGCTGCGCGGCACCGACGCGGCGGCGCTGGGTGCCGCCGCCGACGAGTTGGCCGCCATCATCCGGGCATTGGGCGAAGAGCCCATCCTCGGCGAAGAGGGCGAGGAGCCCATCCTCGGCGAAGAGGGCGGGGAGCCCATCCTCGGCGAAAAGGGTGAAAATCCCGAGGCTGGCCAGGAAGCAAAATGA
- a CDS encoding S24 family peptidase: protein MIDEHQRIARDYVRGVLRETGWEATTLARRAGLAPTTITRFLNNPKVTHSLSARSLAKVAAASGLALPAEFGGGMGSGWETGGGTDLSGGGGDLGQAGEGAPPALAGPRDLPVMGEARGGSEGYFFDQGVIQSYAERPWFLMGVPTAYAVYVNGTSMEPVFGHGHLLYVNPTLPPAPGDDVVVQLGDGQGFVKRLVRRSAAQLLLEQFGPPDSLAYDAAEVAAVHLVVAALKVRA from the coding sequence ATGATCGACGAACATCAACGCATCGCCCGGGACTACGTTCGCGGCGTGCTGCGGGAAACCGGCTGGGAGGCCACCACCCTGGCTCGCCGGGCCGGACTGGCACCAACCACCATCACCCGATTTCTCAACAACCCGAAGGTGACGCACTCGCTGAGCGCCCGCAGCCTGGCCAAAGTGGCGGCGGCCAGCGGTCTGGCGCTGCCGGCCGAGTTCGGCGGCGGCATGGGGAGCGGTTGGGAAACCGGCGGAGGCACCGACTTAAGCGGCGGTGGGGGCGATCTCGGCCAGGCCGGCGAAGGCGCCCCGCCAGCGCTGGCGGGACCGCGGGATCTACCGGTGATGGGTGAGGCCAGAGGCGGCTCGGAGGGTTATTTTTTCGATCAGGGCGTGATCCAATCATACGCCGAGAGGCCCTGGTTTCTGATGGGCGTGCCGACGGCCTACGCCGTCTACGTCAACGGCACCAGCATGGAGCCGGTGTTTGGCCACGGCCATCTGCTGTATGTCAATCCGACCCTGCCGCCAGCGCCGGGCGACGATGTCGTGGTGCAGCTCGGCGACGGCCAGGGTTTCGTCAAGCGCCTGGTCCGGCGCAGTGCCGCCCAGCTCCTGCTGGAACAATTCGGCCCGCCCGACAGCCTGGCCTACGACGCCGCCGAGGTGGCCGCCGTGCACCTCGTCGTCGCCGCCCTCAAAGTGCGCGCCTAG
- a CDS encoding thioesterase family protein — MARQNFNFFFPFRVRYAETDGQGVVFYGNYLIYYDTAISEYFRELPYDYMAEVKRTGADFHVVRASVDYKEPMLYDQVIEVGVRVSKIGRSSLTFAAAIFEQGGERLFSTGEIVWVNTDQTSHKSVPVWPDLVALIEKREGGEVAA; from the coding sequence ATGGCCCGCCAAAACTTCAACTTCTTCTTTCCCTTCCGCGTGCGCTACGCCGAAACCGATGGCCAGGGCGTGGTCTTCTACGGCAATTATCTCATCTACTACGACACCGCGATTTCCGAATACTTCCGCGAGCTGCCCTACGACTACATGGCCGAGGTCAAGCGCACCGGTGCCGACTTCCACGTCGTGCGGGCCAGCGTCGATTACAAGGAACCCATGCTCTACGACCAGGTGATCGAGGTCGGCGTGCGGGTATCGAAGATCGGCCGATCAAGCCTCACCTTCGCCGCCGCCATCTTCGAGCAGGGCGGCGAGCGGCTTTTCAGCACGGGCGAGATCGTCTGGGTCAACACTGACCAGACCAGCCACAAGTCGGTGCCGGTGTGGCCGGATTTGGTGGCGTTGATCGAGAAGCGGGAAGGGGGCGAGGTGGCGGCCTAA
- the sfsA gene encoding DNA/RNA nuclease SfsA — protein sequence MRFADPLIAGRLIRRYKRFMADVELADGRRVTAHCANSGSMRGLCEEGAEVWLSPAQNPKRKLKYTWELVRSGRSLVGINTQHPNALVAEAIERRKIPELAGYAGLRREVRYGRNSRIDILLEDDAKPPCYVEIKNVHFRRQPGLAEFPDAVTARGTKHLAELSDMVKAGRRAVMLYLVQRGDCRRLAIAADIDPVYDAALDRALAVGVEAMAYCCKLTPRQIVVDKAIEGPLR from the coding sequence ATGCGCTTTGCCGATCCCCTGATCGCCGGCCGACTGATCCGGCGCTACAAGCGCTTCATGGCCGATGTCGAACTGGCCGACGGCCGGCGGGTGACGGCGCATTGCGCCAATTCGGGATCGATGCGGGGCCTTTGTGAGGAGGGCGCCGAGGTCTGGCTGTCGCCGGCCCAAAACCCAAAACGCAAGCTCAAATACACCTGGGAACTGGTGCGCTCGGGCCGCAGCCTGGTGGGCATCAACACGCAGCACCCCAACGCCCTGGTGGCCGAGGCCATCGAGCGGCGAAAAATCCCCGAACTGGCGGGCTATGCCGGCTTGCGCCGCGAGGTGCGTTACGGCCGCAACTCGCGCATCGACATCCTGCTCGAGGACGACGCCAAACCGCCCTGCTACGTCGAAATCAAAAACGTCCACTTCCGCCGCCAGCCCGGGTTGGCCGAATTTCCCGATGCGGTGACGGCACGGGGCACCAAGCACCTCGCCGAGCTTTCCGACATGGTCAAGGCTGGCCGGCGCGCCGTCATGCTCTATCTGGTTCAGCGCGGCGATTGCCGGCGCCTGGCCATCGCCGCCGACATCGACCCCGTTTACGACGCCGCCTTGGATCGGGCCTTGGCGGTCGGCGTTGAGGCGATGGCTTATTGCTGTAAACTCACGCCTCGGCAAATCGTCGTCGACAAGGCGATCGAGGGGCCCCTTCGCTAA